One Mycobacteroides salmoniphilum DNA segment encodes these proteins:
- a CDS encoding TauD/TfdA dioxygenase family protein, producing MSDDHTRRIYRDAGITVEKLGEHIGARVDGVELGAAVPAERAEAIRLALAVNKVLVFTGQHQLDDAGQYAFAGLLGEPTLPHPTVTSHGSELLNLEGAANGWHTDVTFVDRIPKASVLRPVTLPSYGGATTWASTVAAYEQLPTPLRALADDLWATHTNLYDYVGAGASGGVSAERRAAYYSEFTSSLYETLHPVVRVHPETGERSLLLGQFVKSFQDLHGGEFAALFQLLQSRITKLENTFRWNWRLGDVAIWDNRATQHYGIADFGQQQRELHRVTLAGDVPVDIYGRRSQVLSGDASHYSGIEEPRRLELFAA from the coding sequence ATGAGTGACGACCACACACGACGTATCTATCGTGACGCCGGAATTACCGTCGAAAAGCTCGGCGAACACATCGGTGCCCGGGTCGACGGTGTGGAGCTCGGGGCCGCTGTGCCGGCCGAACGGGCCGAGGCAATCCGCCTCGCGCTGGCGGTCAACAAGGTGCTGGTGTTCACCGGGCAGCATCAGCTGGATGACGCGGGACAGTATGCGTTCGCCGGTCTGCTCGGGGAGCCGACGCTGCCGCACCCCACGGTGACCTCGCACGGCAGCGAGCTGCTGAACCTCGAAGGGGCGGCCAACGGCTGGCACACCGATGTCACCTTCGTCGACCGCATCCCGAAGGCGTCGGTGCTGCGCCCGGTGACCTTGCCGTCCTACGGTGGCGCCACCACCTGGGCGTCGACGGTCGCCGCGTACGAGCAGCTGCCCACACCGTTGCGCGCACTTGCCGACGACCTGTGGGCCACGCACACAAACCTGTACGACTACGTGGGCGCCGGCGCCTCGGGAGGAGTGAGCGCCGAACGCCGGGCCGCGTACTACAGCGAGTTCACCAGCTCTCTGTACGAAACGTTGCATCCGGTGGTGCGGGTGCACCCGGAGACCGGTGAGCGCAGCCTGCTGCTCGGGCAGTTTGTCAAGAGTTTCCAAGACCTGCACGGCGGCGAGTTCGCGGCGCTCTTTCAGCTGCTGCAGTCACGTATCACCAAGCTGGAGAACACCTTCCGATGGAACTGGCGGCTGGGTGACGTGGCCATCTGGGACAATCGGGCCACCCAGCATTACGGAATCGCCGACTTCGGACAACAACAGCGCGAGCTACATCGCGTCACGCTGGCCGGGGATGTGCCGGTCGACATCTACGGCCGGCGAAGTCAGGTCCTCAGCGGCGATGCCAGTCACTACTCGGGTATCGAGGAGCCACGGCGACTCGAATTGTTCGCCGCCTGA
- a CDS encoding gamma-aminobutyraldehyde dehydrogenase: MPDSVLQNYIDGQFVDSLSLQSSEPIDLISPVDESLVGRAPVSNADDVNAAVAAAERAFISWGKSTPSVRQQALLKLADAIEAHIDEIVEAQCRNTGQPKAVIAAEEVTVSADQLRFFAGAARLVEGKSAGEYMEGFTSYVRREPIGVVGQVTPWNYPFMMAIWKIGPALAAGNTIVLKPSDTTPESTLVLARLTKGILPDGVFNVVLGTATTGSELVSHPAIGLVSITGSVRAGIAVAASAAEQLKRSHLELGGKAPVVVFGDVDIDKAATGIAQAAFFNAGQDCTAATRVIVHRSIHDDFVNALNAAAQTLRPGLPDDPDSFYGPMNNINHFTAVTKKLDNLPAHATIVTGGKRWGDKGYFIEPTIVTGVRQDDSIVQEETFGPILTVQSFDDADEAVRLANGVRYALASSVWTKDHETAEKFTRELDFGCVWVNCHIPLVAEMPHGGFKYSGYGKDLSAYGVEDYTRIKHVMSAH, encoded by the coding sequence ATGCCGGATTCGGTACTCCAGAACTACATCGACGGCCAGTTTGTCGATTCTTTGTCCCTGCAATCCTCCGAGCCCATCGACCTGATCAGTCCGGTCGACGAATCGTTGGTGGGCCGCGCCCCGGTGTCCAATGCCGATGACGTGAATGCGGCGGTGGCCGCCGCCGAACGTGCCTTCATCTCCTGGGGTAAGTCCACACCGAGCGTCCGGCAGCAGGCGCTGCTCAAACTCGCCGACGCCATTGAGGCGCATATCGACGAGATCGTCGAGGCCCAGTGCCGCAACACCGGGCAGCCGAAAGCCGTCATCGCCGCCGAAGAGGTGACCGTGAGCGCCGACCAGCTCCGGTTCTTCGCCGGTGCCGCACGACTCGTCGAGGGCAAATCGGCCGGCGAGTACATGGAGGGATTCACGTCCTACGTTCGGCGCGAGCCCATTGGCGTCGTCGGGCAGGTAACCCCGTGGAACTACCCGTTCATGATGGCGATCTGGAAGATCGGCCCCGCGTTGGCGGCCGGGAACACCATTGTCCTCAAGCCCAGCGACACCACCCCGGAAAGCACACTGGTGCTGGCCCGTTTGACCAAGGGCATCCTGCCCGACGGCGTCTTCAACGTCGTACTGGGCACCGCTACTACCGGCTCCGAATTGGTGAGTCACCCTGCCATTGGCCTAGTGTCGATCACGGGGTCGGTGCGGGCCGGCATCGCCGTCGCCGCCTCGGCGGCCGAGCAGCTCAAGCGCAGCCACCTCGAACTCGGCGGTAAGGCACCGGTTGTGGTGTTCGGTGACGTCGACATCGACAAGGCGGCCACCGGGATTGCGCAGGCCGCCTTCTTCAACGCCGGCCAGGACTGCACGGCTGCCACCCGGGTGATCGTGCACCGGTCGATCCATGACGACTTCGTGAACGCCCTCAACGCCGCGGCGCAGACGTTGCGGCCGGGCCTGCCCGATGACCCCGACAGCTTCTACGGGCCGATGAACAACATCAACCACTTCACCGCCGTCACCAAGAAACTCGACAACCTACCCGCGCACGCGACGATCGTGACCGGTGGAAAGCGCTGGGGCGACAAGGGTTACTTCATCGAGCCCACCATCGTCACCGGTGTCCGACAGGATGACTCGATAGTCCAGGAAGAGACCTTTGGGCCCATCTTGACCGTCCAATCCTTTGACGATGCGGACGAGGCCGTTCGCCTGGCCAATGGCGTGCGCTACGCGCTGGCCTCCAGTGTGTGGACCAAGGATCACGAGACCGCCGAAAAGTTCACTCGTGAACTCGATTTCGGCTGTGTTTGGGTGAATTGTCATATCCCATTGGTTGCCGAGATGCCACACGGCGGGTTCAAATACTCCGGGTACGGCAAGGACCTGTCGGCCTACGGCGTGGAAGACTACACCCGCATCAAGCACGTGATGAGCGCACACTAG
- a CDS encoding APC family permease codes for MTEDVAHAELEHAERSEGLVSKGLAAGRIGTFTGAILGISTVAPGYTLTASIGLIVAAVGLKMPAILIAGFIPMFLTAYAYRELNSRAPDCGASFTWSTKAFGPYIGWMCGWGMVIATIIVLSNLASIGVQYGYQFLGAIFHNQTLGELANNKAVNIISTVALLAIATYISSRGITTSEKVQYVLVGFQMIVLVIFAVVAITKAPGAAGHLDFDLDWFNPLTGLTLSAFVIGLVGSIFAFWGWDTCLTLGEECKDPTKVPGRAGLLCVLSILLTYLLVAVAVMMFAGVGDTDLGLANEQNKDNVFGALANPVLGSWFGPLLLLAIFASAVASLQTTSLPAARTMLAMGTYGAFPKRFASVSPRFLTPTFSTVVAGAITAVFYTVVSLLSDRTLLDTIAALGIMICWYYGITAFACVWYFRSELFQNAHNVVYKFLFPLLGGLMLAAVFVISVRESMDPEKTGSGASIGGIGLVFYLGFGILAFGAVLMLIMRVKSPDFFLGRTLTRDTAPLVE; via the coding sequence GTGACTGAGGACGTCGCTCACGCCGAACTGGAGCATGCCGAGCGGTCCGAGGGACTTGTCTCAAAGGGCTTGGCGGCCGGACGTATCGGCACCTTTACCGGCGCAATCCTCGGTATCTCTACGGTGGCACCGGGATACACGCTCACGGCCAGCATCGGCCTGATTGTGGCCGCGGTCGGCCTCAAGATGCCGGCCATCCTGATCGCGGGTTTCATCCCGATGTTCCTCACCGCGTACGCCTACCGCGAGCTCAACTCGCGCGCACCCGACTGCGGCGCCTCCTTCACCTGGTCTACCAAGGCATTCGGCCCGTACATCGGCTGGATGTGTGGCTGGGGCATGGTCATCGCCACCATTATCGTCTTGTCCAACCTGGCATCCATCGGTGTGCAGTACGGGTATCAGTTTCTCGGCGCCATCTTCCACAATCAGACACTCGGCGAGCTCGCCAACAACAAGGCCGTCAACATCATCTCGACCGTCGCGCTGCTGGCCATCGCCACCTACATCTCCAGCCGGGGCATCACCACGAGCGAAAAGGTGCAGTACGTACTCGTCGGGTTCCAGATGATCGTGCTGGTGATCTTCGCCGTTGTCGCCATCACGAAGGCACCCGGCGCGGCCGGGCATCTCGACTTCGATCTGGACTGGTTCAACCCGCTGACGGGATTGACCCTGAGTGCCTTTGTCATTGGGCTCGTCGGCTCGATCTTCGCGTTCTGGGGTTGGGATACCTGTCTGACACTCGGCGAGGAATGCAAGGACCCGACAAAGGTGCCCGGCCGTGCCGGCCTGCTGTGCGTGCTGTCGATCTTGCTGACCTACCTGCTGGTGGCGGTCGCGGTGATGATGTTCGCCGGTGTCGGCGACACCGATCTGGGGCTGGCCAATGAGCAGAACAAGGACAATGTCTTTGGCGCCCTTGCCAATCCGGTACTGGGCAGCTGGTTCGGCCCGCTGCTGCTGTTGGCGATATTCGCCTCCGCGGTGGCGAGCCTGCAGACCACCTCCCTGCCCGCGGCGCGCACCATGCTCGCCATGGGCACCTATGGCGCTTTTCCGAAACGGTTCGCCAGCGTGAGCCCGCGATTCCTGACGCCGACCTTCAGCACCGTGGTGGCCGGTGCGATTACCGCGGTCTTCTACACCGTTGTCAGCCTGCTGTCCGATCGCACGCTGCTGGATACCATTGCGGCACTTGGCATCATGATCTGTTGGTACTACGGCATTACTGCCTTCGCCTGTGTCTGGTACTTCCGTTCGGAGCTATTCCAGAATGCCCACAACGTGGTGTACAAGTTCCTCTTTCCGCTCCTGGGCGGGCTCATGCTCGCCGCGGTGTTCGTCATCTCCGTGCGCGAGAGCATGGATCCGGAGAAGACCGGCAGCGGTGCCTCGATCGGCGGCATCGGCCTGGTGTTCTATCTGGGCTTCGGCATCCTGGCGTTCGGCGCGGTGCTCATGCTGATCATGCGCGTCAAGAGCCCGGACTTCTTCCTCGGGCGCACCCTGACTCGCGACACCGCGCCGCTCGTGGAATGA
- a CDS encoding NUDIX hydrolase, with protein MIAYDEELRDRIREHLAGHERRSVEDPEKRRAAVAVVLVDSDLGEDRIDPAPVDEWIGGREIAEQGLDGRMVDVSGGAAFLLCRRTSRLNSHAAQWALPGGRLDPGEDAVQAALRELDEELGVTLPDSTVLGLLDDYPTRSGYVITPVVVWGGGRLEMRPSPDEVVAAYRVGLHQLQREDSPRYVTIPESPRPVVQIPLGNDLIHAPTGAVLLQVRWLCLEGRADRVDELEQPVFAWR; from the coding sequence GTGATCGCGTACGACGAGGAACTGCGGGACCGGATTCGCGAGCACCTGGCGGGGCACGAACGCAGGAGCGTCGAGGACCCGGAGAAACGCCGCGCCGCGGTGGCCGTGGTGCTGGTCGACTCGGATCTGGGCGAAGACCGCATCGACCCGGCGCCGGTGGACGAGTGGATCGGCGGCCGGGAGATAGCCGAGCAGGGCCTGGACGGCAGGATGGTCGACGTCTCGGGCGGCGCGGCATTCCTATTGTGCCGCAGAACCTCCCGGCTCAACTCCCACGCCGCGCAATGGGCGCTGCCCGGCGGACGGCTGGATCCGGGCGAGGATGCGGTGCAGGCCGCGCTGCGTGAGCTGGATGAGGAACTGGGCGTCACACTGCCCGATTCGACGGTGCTCGGCCTGCTCGACGACTATCCGACACGTTCGGGATACGTGATCACCCCGGTGGTGGTGTGGGGTGGCGGGCGTCTGGAGATGCGCCCCTCGCCCGACGAAGTGGTGGCCGCCTACCGGGTGGGATTGCACCAGCTGCAGCGCGAGGATTCACCGCGCTACGTCACGATTCCCGAGAGCCCGCGCCCGGTGGTGCAGATCCCGCTGGGCAATGACCTCATCCACGCCCCGACCGGGGCCGTCCTGCTGCAGGTGCGGTGGCTCTGCCTGGAGGGCCGCGCAGACCGCGTCGATGAGCTGGAGCAGCCGGTCTTCGCCTGGCGATAG
- a CDS encoding NAD-dependent succinate-semialdehyde dehydrogenase, whose product MTDHSALIDAIPTDLWIGGKQVPSSTGARFPVHNPATGAVLTTVADASAADGATALDEAVAVQQSWAAAAPRERAEILRRAWELVMARRDDFALAMTLEMGKPLAESQGEVAYGGEFLRWFSEEAVRINGRYTSSPTGTGRILVTKQPIGPALAITPWNFPLAMGTRKIGPAFAAGCTMIVKPAAETPLTMLLLGQVFADAGLPPGVLSILPTTSASGLTGPLIDDPRLRKLTFTGSTGVGKVLLSQCATRVLRSSMELGGNAPFVVFDDADVDAAVDGAMAAKMRNIGEACTAANRFHVDNAVRAEFTEKLTAHMSALTIGPGDKNGVQVGPLITAKQRASVDELVQDAVGKGAVITTGGVIADGEGYFYPPTVLTDVPSNARILREEVFGPVAAITGFDGEDAGVAAANDTEYGLAAYVYTANLDRALRVSESVESGMIGINRGVISDVAAPFGGIKESGIGREAGSEGIEEYLETKYIALP is encoded by the coding sequence GTGACTGATCACTCAGCCCTGATCGATGCCATCCCCACCGATCTATGGATCGGCGGCAAGCAGGTCCCGTCCTCGACGGGCGCCCGGTTCCCCGTACACAACCCGGCCACGGGTGCCGTGCTGACCACCGTGGCCGACGCCTCGGCAGCCGACGGTGCCACCGCACTCGATGAAGCCGTGGCGGTGCAGCAGTCCTGGGCGGCGGCCGCACCCCGTGAAAGAGCCGAAATCCTGCGGCGGGCCTGGGAATTGGTGATGGCGCGACGCGATGATTTCGCGCTGGCCATGACGCTGGAAATGGGTAAGCCGCTGGCGGAAAGTCAGGGCGAGGTCGCCTACGGCGGCGAGTTTCTGCGCTGGTTCTCCGAGGAAGCAGTGCGCATCAACGGCCGGTACACCTCGTCGCCGACGGGCACCGGCCGGATCCTGGTGACCAAGCAGCCCATCGGCCCGGCGCTGGCCATCACTCCGTGGAACTTTCCGCTGGCCATGGGCACCCGCAAGATCGGCCCGGCGTTCGCCGCCGGATGCACCATGATCGTCAAACCCGCTGCTGAGACACCACTGACCATGCTGCTGCTGGGCCAGGTATTCGCCGATGCGGGACTGCCTCCGGGCGTGCTGTCGATACTCCCCACCACCAGCGCCTCGGGCCTCACTGGCCCGTTGATCGACGATCCAAGGCTGCGCAAGCTGACCTTCACCGGCTCCACCGGCGTCGGGAAGGTACTGCTGTCACAGTGCGCCACCAGGGTATTGCGCTCCTCTATGGAGCTGGGCGGCAACGCACCGTTTGTGGTGTTCGACGACGCCGACGTCGACGCCGCGGTCGACGGCGCGATGGCGGCCAAGATGCGCAACATCGGCGAGGCATGTACCGCGGCCAACCGCTTTCACGTCGACAACGCGGTGCGCGCCGAGTTCACCGAGAAGCTCACTGCCCACATGAGTGCACTCACCATCGGCCCCGGTGACAAAAACGGCGTGCAGGTGGGTCCGCTCATCACCGCCAAACAGCGCGCCTCGGTCGACGAGTTGGTGCAGGACGCCGTCGGCAAGGGGGCCGTCATCACCACCGGAGGCGTCATCGCCGACGGAGAGGGCTACTTCTATCCGCCGACCGTGCTCACCGATGTGCCTTCGAACGCAAGAATTCTCCGCGAAGAGGTATTCGGCCCGGTGGCCGCTATCACCGGGTTCGATGGCGAGGACGCCGGAGTCGCCGCCGCCAACGACACCGAGTATGGGCTCGCCGCCTACGTGTACACCGCCAACCTGGATCGTGCGCTGCGCGTCTCGGAGTCCGTCGAGTCGGGGATGATCGGCATCAACCGGGGCGTGATCTCCGACGTGGCCGCGCCATTCGGTGGGATCAAGGAGTCGGGCATCGGACGGGAAGCCGGCAGCGAGGGCATCGAGGAATACCTCGAAACGAAATACATAGCGCTGCCCTAG
- a CDS encoding universal stress protein has translation MNTAAKRIAVAYLATPGGDDALAVGAQIARSLGAHLDLCMVLPQDRPILAPLPQKERQDILSENATHWLKHAEATIPDDLTVQTHIGFHESIAEGLIAQCEALGAEAVVVGGSGGGLVGSLSLGSVVNELVHSSPIPLVISPRGARYQKNLRVREVTCAMGTRPGARVLLDTALRACQRAGTPLRLVSLVSFDPIPGGDDDQSARERATIHAQQSLETAKLVLPPEFPVTSIVAEGPTVEAAVNKLDWHEGDIIMVGSSRLAQPRRLFLGSTAAKMLRVLQVPMVVIPKEEGGDSD, from the coding sequence ATGAACACCGCCGCCAAGAGGATTGCCGTTGCGTACCTGGCCACTCCGGGCGGCGATGACGCTCTAGCGGTGGGAGCACAGATCGCGCGCTCGCTGGGCGCGCACCTCGATCTGTGCATGGTGCTCCCCCAGGACCGCCCCATCCTGGCGCCGCTTCCCCAAAAGGAGCGCCAGGACATATTGTCCGAGAATGCCACTCACTGGTTGAAACATGCCGAGGCCACCATTCCGGACGACCTCACGGTGCAGACACATATCGGCTTCCACGAGTCGATTGCCGAGGGACTCATTGCGCAGTGCGAGGCCCTGGGGGCCGAGGCGGTCGTGGTGGGTGGTTCCGGTGGCGGCCTGGTCGGCAGCCTGTCGCTGGGATCGGTGGTGAACGAGCTCGTGCACTCCTCTCCAATACCTCTGGTGATCTCGCCGCGAGGTGCGCGCTATCAGAAGAACCTCCGTGTCCGCGAAGTCACCTGTGCCATGGGAACCCGGCCGGGCGCACGTGTGCTGCTGGACACGGCATTACGAGCCTGCCAGCGCGCCGGCACACCGCTGCGCCTGGTCTCGCTGGTGTCGTTCGACCCGATCCCCGGGGGTGACGACGATCAGTCGGCGCGAGAACGCGCCACCATTCATGCACAGCAGTCCCTTGAGACCGCCAAACTGGTGCTGCCACCAGAGTTCCCGGTCACGTCAATCGTCGCCGAGGGGCCCACCGTCGAGGCCGCCGTGAACAAGCTGGACTGGCACGAGGGCGACATCATCATGGTCGGTTCAAGTCGTCTGGCGCAGCCACGACGACTCTTCCTCGGCTCGACGGCCGCGAAGATGCTCCGCGTGCTGCAGGTCCCGATGGTCGTGATTCCTAAAGAAGAAGGGGGCGATAGTGACTGA
- a CDS encoding primary-amine oxidase, with amino-acid sequence MAADTFHPLDPLTADEFTATAKLLAQTHGVGNDWRYTSIELSEPSKAEIARFDDNGTRPERRALARCLDTQRNATYKAVVSLTADEVQSWDHIPGVQPNFTVDEWEEADTALRRHPDVIAALAARGITDMDLVFMDTWTYGDAVMPEKYKGRRLGWSDTWVRSTEGANPYAGPVNGFHCVIDMNSMELLEIEDTFTVPRPEMMGEYVPRHVPERLRRQSTRESLQPLHITQPDGTSFTIEGNKLEWQNWSLRVGFNYREGMTLHAVTYNDNGRVRSVANRMSFAEMMVPYRDHCEDHYRRTAFDIGEWGIGFMTTSLELGCDCLGEIRYLDAVLHNSKGEPYTIKNAICIHEEDNAVLWKHVDHDHGAEVRRMRRLTVSFHVTVANYEYLTYWRFYQDGNIECEVRATGIMVVSNFAEGAAHPHGTLVDNRTYAPYHQHFLVARLDLDVDGTENTVYATETEIEPVGPHNPYGLSLRQRNTPLRTESEGKQDFCWQTQRAWKVVNDNTRNGIGTAPAYKLVPGAAIPAMFDPSSPVLARCRAIEHTLWVTPNSPEERWPAGEFVTQSKEDHGLPAWTEGNRSIENTDVVLWYVFGIHHITRPEDWPIMPVDTVNFWLKPVGFFDRNPSLDVAPTPPKSCHTSGHQEA; translated from the coding sequence ATGGCAGCCGACACGTTCCACCCTCTCGATCCCCTGACCGCGGACGAATTCACCGCGACAGCCAAACTTCTGGCGCAAACGCACGGCGTCGGGAACGACTGGCGGTACACCTCCATCGAGCTGTCCGAGCCCTCGAAGGCCGAGATCGCCCGATTCGACGACAACGGCACACGCCCCGAGCGTCGGGCACTCGCCAGGTGTCTGGACACCCAACGAAACGCCACCTATAAAGCGGTCGTCTCGCTGACCGCCGACGAGGTGCAATCCTGGGATCACATTCCCGGCGTGCAACCCAACTTCACAGTTGACGAGTGGGAAGAGGCCGATACGGCCCTGAGACGCCATCCGGATGTGATCGCCGCCCTGGCCGCACGCGGCATCACCGACATGGACCTGGTGTTCATGGATACCTGGACCTATGGCGATGCGGTCATGCCCGAGAAGTACAAGGGCAGACGCCTCGGGTGGTCGGACACCTGGGTGCGTTCCACCGAAGGCGCCAATCCATACGCGGGCCCCGTCAACGGATTTCACTGCGTCATCGACATGAACAGCATGGAGCTGCTGGAGATCGAGGACACGTTCACCGTCCCACGGCCCGAGATGATGGGCGAATATGTGCCCCGACACGTACCGGAACGCCTGCGCCGGCAGAGCACCCGGGAGTCGCTGCAACCACTGCATATCACCCAGCCCGACGGCACCTCCTTCACCATCGAAGGCAACAAACTCGAGTGGCAGAACTGGTCGTTGCGGGTTGGCTTCAACTACCGCGAGGGCATGACACTGCATGCGGTGACATACAACGACAACGGCCGGGTGCGATCGGTGGCCAACCGCATGTCCTTCGCCGAAATGATGGTGCCCTACCGGGACCACTGCGAAGATCACTACCGAAGAACAGCTTTCGATATCGGCGAGTGGGGCATCGGCTTCATGACCACCTCGCTGGAACTTGGTTGCGACTGCCTCGGCGAGATTCGCTACCTCGATGCCGTGCTACACAACAGCAAGGGCGAGCCGTACACCATCAAGAACGCGATCTGCATTCACGAAGAAGACAATGCGGTCCTGTGGAAGCACGTCGATCACGACCACGGCGCCGAGGTACGCCGGATGCGTCGGCTCACGGTGTCCTTCCACGTCACCGTCGCCAACTACGAGTACCTCACGTACTGGCGGTTCTATCAGGATGGAAACATCGAATGTGAGGTCCGTGCAACGGGAATCATGGTGGTGAGCAACTTCGCCGAGGGTGCCGCACACCCACACGGAACCCTGGTCGACAACCGGACCTACGCGCCGTACCACCAACACTTCCTTGTCGCGAGACTGGACCTGGACGTCGATGGCACCGAGAACACCGTGTACGCCACCGAAACCGAAATCGAGCCGGTCGGCCCCCACAACCCGTACGGACTGTCTCTGCGGCAGCGCAATACCCCGTTGCGCACCGAATCGGAAGGCAAGCAGGACTTCTGCTGGCAGACTCAGCGCGCCTGGAAGGTCGTCAACGACAACACCCGCAACGGCATCGGCACCGCCCCGGCCTACAAGTTGGTACCCGGTGCGGCCATCCCGGCCATGTTCGATCCGTCCTCACCGGTGCTGGCACGCTGCCGTGCCATTGAACACACCCTCTGGGTGACCCCCAATTCACCCGAAGAACGCTGGCCTGCAGGAGAATTCGTCACGCAGAGCAAGGAAGATCACGGCCTGCCCGCCTGGACTGAGGGCAACCGCTCCATCGAAAACACCGATGTGGTGCTCTGGTACGTATTCGGCATCCACCACATCACCCGCCCCGAAGACTGGCCGATCATGCCCGTCGACACCGTGAACTTCTGGCTCAAACCGGTCGGGTTCTTCGACCGCAACCCCTCGCTCGACGTCGCACCCACCCCGCCGAAGAGCTGTCACACATCCGGACACCAGGAGGCTTAG
- the gabT gene encoding 4-aminobutyrate--2-oxoglutarate transaminase, translating to MTDIAYRLAQKRNIVTPLPGPRSSALAERRRAAVSAGVGSTAPVYAVDADGGVIVDADGNSFIDLGSGIAVTTVGASHPAVAAAIADQATHFTHTCFMITPYEGYVRVAELLNDLTPGDHEKRTALFNSGAEAVENAIKVARLATGRTAVVAFDNAYHGRTNLTMALTAKSMPYKSQFGPFAPEVYRMPASYPLRDEPGLSGEEAARRAISRIETQIGAQSLAAIIIEPVQGEGGFIVPAPGFLSTLTAWARENGVVFIADEVQTGFARTGAWFASEHEGIVPDIVTMAKGIAGGMPLSAVTGRADLMDAVYTGGLGGTYGGNPVTCAAAIAALGVMRELDLPARARVIETSVVSRLSALAEEVDVIGEVRGRGAMLAIEIVTPGTLEPDAALTKAIAAEALSQGVLILTCGTFGNVIRLLPPLVIGDDLLDEGITVLTDIIREKASR from the coding sequence ATGACCGACATCGCCTACCGCCTCGCCCAGAAGCGCAATATCGTGACACCACTGCCCGGGCCCCGGTCCAGCGCCTTGGCCGAGCGCCGACGCGCCGCGGTATCCGCGGGCGTCGGTTCCACCGCACCGGTGTACGCCGTCGACGCCGACGGCGGGGTGATCGTCGACGCCGACGGCAACTCCTTCATCGACCTCGGATCGGGCATCGCGGTCACTACCGTCGGTGCCTCACATCCCGCGGTTGCCGCGGCCATCGCCGACCAGGCAACCCATTTCACCCACACCTGTTTCATGATCACGCCCTACGAGGGGTACGTGCGGGTCGCCGAGCTCCTCAACGACCTGACTCCCGGCGATCACGAGAAGCGCACCGCATTGTTCAACTCCGGCGCCGAAGCCGTGGAGAATGCCATCAAGGTGGCGCGGCTGGCCACCGGCCGCACGGCAGTCGTCGCCTTCGACAACGCCTATCACGGCCGCACCAACCTGACGATGGCACTGACCGCCAAGTCGATGCCCTACAAGTCGCAGTTCGGGCCCTTCGCGCCCGAGGTCTACCGGATGCCGGCCTCCTACCCGTTGCGTGACGAACCGGGTCTGTCCGGCGAGGAAGCGGCACGGCGAGCGATCTCCCGCATCGAAACCCAGATCGGTGCGCAATCGCTGGCCGCGATCATCATCGAGCCCGTCCAGGGCGAGGGCGGATTCATCGTGCCCGCACCCGGATTCCTGTCCACGCTGACAGCCTGGGCCCGGGAGAACGGCGTCGTCTTCATCGCCGACGAGGTGCAGACCGGCTTCGCGCGTACGGGTGCCTGGTTCGCCTCCGAGCACGAGGGCATCGTCCCCGACATCGTCACCATGGCCAAGGGCATCGCCGGAGGCATGCCGCTGTCCGCCGTCACCGGGCGCGCCGATCTCATGGACGCCGTGTACACCGGCGGCCTGGGTGGAACCTACGGCGGCAACCCAGTGACCTGTGCGGCCGCGATCGCCGCACTGGGCGTCATGCGTGAGCTCGACCTGCCGGCACGGGCCCGGGTCATCGAAACCTCGGTGGTGTCGCGCTTGAGCGCGCTTGCCGAGGAGGTCGACGTCATCGGCGAAGTACGTGGCCGCGGCGCCATGCTGGCCATCGAGATCGTCACACCCGGCACTCTCGAACCTGATGCGGCCCTCACCAAAGCCATTGCCGCCGAGGCGCTCTCCCAAGGTGTTCTGATCCTCACCTGCGGAACCTTCGGCAACGTGATCCGCTTGCTGCCCCCGCTGGTGATCGGGGACGATCTCTTGGACGAGGGCATCACCGTCCTCACCGACATCATTCGCGAGAAGGCGAGCCGCTAG